One window of Flavobacterium dauae genomic DNA carries:
- a CDS encoding Fur family transcriptional regulator produces the protein MKKSRNTIAKTKILSIITDSKTALSHSEIHQLLDDFCDRVTIYRVLDRLIEEDLIHKIVTIDGVTKYAACHDCSSVEHHHNHIHFSCEQCHTVTCIEDVEPSFKLPEKYKVHNVNFTLSGVCPKCS, from the coding sequence ATGAAAAAAAGCCGAAATACAATAGCTAAAACCAAGATATTAAGTATTATAACTGATTCAAAAACAGCATTATCACATTCGGAAATTCACCAATTATTAGATGATTTTTGTGATAGAGTTACAATTTATCGAGTATTAGACCGATTGATAGAAGAAGATTTGATACACAAAATTGTAACTATTGACGGTGTTACAAAATATGCTGCTTGCCATGACTGTTCTTCTGTTGAGCATCATCATAACCATATCCATTTCAGCTGTGAACAATGCCATACAGTAACCTGTATTGAAGATGTTGAGCCTTCTTTTAAATTACCTGAAAAATATAAAGTTCACAATGTAAATTTCACGTTGTCGGGGGTATGTCCTAAATGTTCATAA
- a CDS encoding 2Fe-2S iron-sulfur cluster-binding protein, with protein sequence MSDIKITIIDREGAEHTVDAPTDMNMNVMELVRAYELAEEGTIGICGGMAMCASCQCYVLNEDEVSLVEKNLDEEAMLWEAFNVKENSRLGCQIPITPEIDGLRIELAPES encoded by the coding sequence ATGAGCGATATTAAAATAACAATTATAGATAGAGAAGGGGCAGAGCATACTGTTGATGCACCTACCGATATGAATATGAACGTAATGGAACTGGTGCGTGCGTACGAGTTAGCCGAAGAAGGAACCATTGGTATTTGTGGCGGTATGGCAATGTGTGCATCGTGCCAATGTTATGTGTTAAATGAAGACGAAGTGAGTTTGGTTGAGAAAAATCTTGATGAAGAAGCAATGCTTTGGGAAGCTTTTAACGTGAAAGAAAACAGTCGTTTAGGTTGCCAAATTCCCATTACTCCGGAAATTGACGGTTTAAGAATTGAATTGGCACCAGAATCTTAA
- the trmB gene encoding tRNA (guanosine(46)-N7)-methyltransferase TrmB, with amino-acid sequence MGSKNKLKRFKENETFSNVYQPSREEVINNTLSLKGNWNKEVFKNNNPIVLELGCGKGEYSVALARKYPDTNFIGIDIKGSRFWRGAKTAIEDHLPNVAFLRTQIELIENCFAQGEVDEIWITFPDPQIKYKRTKHRLTNEEFLARYKNILKPEGIINLKTDSEFMHGYTLGLLHGAKHKVLYANHNVYRNEGAPEVVTAIQTFYESQYLEQNKPITYIKFQLK; translated from the coding sequence GTGGGAAGCAAAAATAAATTGAAACGCTTTAAAGAAAACGAAACGTTTTCAAATGTTTATCAGCCAAGCAGAGAAGAAGTAATTAATAATACCTTAAGCTTAAAAGGCAACTGGAACAAAGAAGTTTTTAAGAACAATAACCCAATTGTGTTGGAATTAGGTTGCGGTAAAGGCGAATATTCGGTAGCATTGGCACGTAAATATCCGGATACCAATTTTATTGGGATTGATATTAAAGGTTCGCGTTTTTGGCGAGGTGCTAAAACAGCGATTGAAGATCATTTACCAAATGTAGCTTTTTTGCGTACACAGATTGAGCTGATTGAGAATTGTTTTGCACAAGGCGAAGTGGATGAAATCTGGATTACCTTTCCCGATCCGCAGATTAAATACAAACGTACCAAACATCGTTTAACAAACGAAGAGTTTTTGGCACGATATAAAAATATCCTGAAACCTGAAGGTATCATCAATCTTAAGACCGATAGCGAATTTATGCACGGCTATACCTTGGGGTTATTACACGGTGCCAAACACAAAGTGTTGTATGCCAATCATAATGTGTATAGAAACGAAGGTGCTCCCGAAGTGGTTACTGCTATTCAAACATTTTATGAATCTCAGTATTTAGAGCAAAACAAGCCTATTACTTATATTAAATTCCAGTTAAAATAA
- the tpx gene encoding thiol peroxidase, protein MSQITFKGNPVNTSGKLPEIGSKAPDFKLTASDLSEKSLSDYKGKNVVLNIFPSVDTGVCAQSVRTFNKEVSAVDNTVVLCISKDLPFALNRFCAAEGLQNVETLSDFKSNEFSDAYGVKMTDGPLNGLMSRAVVVINPEGKVVYNEQVPEIGQEPDYNNALNALK, encoded by the coding sequence ATGTCACAAATCACTTTTAAAGGAAATCCGGTGAATACTTCAGGAAAATTACCGGAAATAGGTTCTAAAGCTCCTGATTTTAAACTAACAGCAAGCGATTTGTCTGAAAAATCGTTAAGCGATTACAAAGGTAAAAACGTGGTTTTAAATATTTTTCCAAGTGTTGATACCGGCGTTTGTGCACAATCGGTACGTACATTTAACAAAGAAGTTTCGGCAGTAGATAATACCGTTGTTTTATGTATTTCTAAAGATTTACCGTTTGCATTAAACCGCTTTTGCGCTGCCGAAGGATTACAGAACGTTGAAACGTTATCTGATTTTAAAAGCAACGAATTTAGCGATGCTTATGGCGTAAAAATGACCGACGGTCCTTTAAATGGCTTAATGAGTAGAGCGGTAGTGGTTATTAACCCTGAAGGAAAAGTGGTATATAATGAACAAGTACCCGAAATTGGTCAGGAACCAGATTATAACAATGCACTGAACGCATTGAAATAA
- a CDS encoding NAD(P)/FAD-dependent oxidoreductase: MIETDILIIGAGPTGLFAVFEAGLLKLRCHIIDGLPQPGGQLTELYPKKPIFDIPGYPSVGAAELIDNLMEQIKQFEPGFTLNEVAESIEKLEDGTFIVTTNKGTKHHAKAVAIAGGLGSFEPRKPIIEGLNFYEDKGVEYFVKNPEQFRDKNIVISGGGDSALDWSIFLSDVAKSVTLVHRRNEFRGALDSVEKVQELKHQGKINLITPAEVTEIHGAEHVEGVTLSFDSGTSTKKIETDYFIPLFGLTPKLGPIANWGLEIEKNAIKVNNALDYQTNIEGIYAIGDINTYPGKLKLILCGFHEATLMCQSVYNRINPGKKYVLKYTTVSGIDGFDGTRKEAEKAVVKAID, from the coding sequence ATGATCGAAACTGATATATTGATAATCGGTGCCGGACCAACAGGACTTTTTGCTGTGTTCGAAGCTGGATTATTAAAATTACGCTGTCATATAATTGACGGATTGCCGCAACCCGGCGGACAATTAACCGAATTATACCCTAAAAAACCCATCTTCGATATTCCGGGCTATCCATCGGTTGGCGCTGCCGAATTGATTGATAATTTAATGGAACAAATTAAACAGTTTGAACCTGGTTTTACCTTAAACGAAGTAGCAGAATCTATCGAAAAATTAGAAGACGGTACTTTTATTGTAACCACTAATAAAGGAACAAAACATCACGCTAAAGCGGTTGCAATTGCAGGAGGTTTGGGTAGTTTTGAACCAAGAAAACCTATTATTGAAGGACTGAATTTTTACGAAGATAAAGGCGTGGAATATTTCGTTAAAAATCCGGAACAGTTCAGAGATAAAAACATTGTGATAAGCGGCGGCGGTGATTCTGCTTTAGATTGGAGTATCTTTTTAAGCGATGTTGCTAAAAGCGTAACTTTGGTTCACAGAAGAAACGAGTTTCGTGGGGCATTAGATTCTGTAGAAAAAGTTCAGGAATTAAAACATCAGGGCAAAATCAATTTGATTACACCTGCTGAGGTTACCGAAATTCACGGTGCAGAACACGTGGAAGGCGTTACGTTATCTTTTGACAGTGGGACATCGACCAAGAAAATAGAAACCGATTATTTTATTCCCTTGTTTGGCTTAACCCCAAAATTAGGGCCTATTGCAAACTGGGGATTAGAGATCGAAAAAAATGCTATTAAAGTAAACAACGCACTTGATTATCAAACCAATATAGAAGGTATTTATGCTATTGGCGATATTAACACCTATCCTGGGAAATTAAAGTTGATTTTATGCGGATTTCACGAAGCTACTTTAATGTGCCAAAGTGTTTATAACCGAATAAATCCCGGTAAAAAATATGTGTTAAAATACACCACCGTTTCTGGTATCGACGGTTTTGACGGAACCCGTAAAGAAGCCGAAAAGGCAGTTGTAAAAGCAATTGATTAA
- a CDS encoding LysE family translocator encodes MNYLLPFLTGIGASILGTLLPGILNATVVKISKEEGMKNAYHFMLGTFVIIALQTYLAVFFAKIIDRSVFITNILREIGFVVFLILTIYFFVAKPKKSDDNEVEITQKRKRFTQGILLALINVFPIFYYVFITVTVLNRNLYKINYISNILLTIGVLLGTFLTFMFYINLFKKTVVEESFVLQNINKIMGCITAVITIFNFCKLFL; translated from the coding sequence ATGAACTATCTGCTTCCTTTTCTCACAGGAATTGGTGCTTCTATTTTGGGAACACTGCTGCCGGGCATTTTAAATGCCACGGTGGTTAAAATTTCTAAAGAAGAGGGAATGAAGAATGCCTATCATTTTATGCTGGGTACGTTTGTAATCATTGCATTACAAACCTATCTGGCAGTTTTTTTTGCTAAGATCATAGACCGTAGCGTATTTATTACCAATATTTTGCGCGAAATAGGGTTTGTGGTTTTCTTGATACTCACAATCTATTTTTTTGTTGCAAAACCCAAGAAAAGTGACGATAACGAAGTTGAAATTACCCAAAAACGTAAACGCTTTACCCAAGGCATTTTACTGGCATTAATAAACGTTTTTCCTATATTTTATTATGTGTTTATAACCGTTACCGTTTTAAACCGTAATTTGTACAAAATTAATTATATTAGCAATATATTATTGACAATTGGTGTTTTACTGGGCACGTTTTTAACCTTTATGTTTTACATCAATCTGTTTAAAAAAACGGTGGTCGAAGAAAGTTTTGTGTTACAGAACATCAATAAAATTATGGGTTGTATCACTGCGGTAATCACCATTTTTAATTTTTGTAAATTGTTTTTATAG
- a CDS encoding ATP-binding cassette domain-containing protein: MIQVENLKKIYDGNLVLDLPGFEIPTGQSFGLVGNNGAGKTTFFSLLLDLIEPTQGFIKNNDVIVNKSEDWKTFTTAFLDDSFLIGYLTCEEYFYFLGELRNQSKQQVDAFLQTYADFFNNEILEKNKFIRDLSKGNQKKVGIIGTLIGNPKVVILDEPFANLDPTTQIRLKKILRNIADAKQTTLLVSSHDLNHTFEISDRIVCFERGRIIKDIDTKQYSFEELTAFFDVVV, encoded by the coding sequence ATGATACAAGTAGAAAATTTAAAAAAGATATACGACGGAAATTTAGTACTGGATCTTCCGGGATTTGAAATTCCAACAGGACAAAGTTTTGGTTTAGTAGGTAACAACGGTGCCGGAAAAACAACTTTTTTTAGTTTGTTGTTAGATTTAATTGAGCCAACACAAGGTTTTATTAAAAACAATGATGTTATTGTAAATAAAAGTGAAGATTGGAAAACATTTACTACCGCTTTTTTAGACGATAGTTTTTTGATTGGATACCTAACTTGCGAAGAATATTTTTACTTTTTGGGTGAATTGCGTAATCAATCAAAACAGCAGGTTGATGCTTTTTTACAAACCTATGCCGATTTCTTTAATAACGAAATTTTAGAAAAAAATAAATTTATTCGCGATCTTTCTAAAGGAAATCAAAAGAAAGTAGGAATCATTGGAACGTTAATCGGAAATCCTAAAGTGGTAATTTTAGATGAACCTTTTGCTAATTTAGATCCAACAACACAAATTCGTTTAAAAAAGATTTTACGCAACATTGCTGATGCTAAACAGACAACTTTATTGGTTTCAAGCCACGATTTAAATCATACGTTTGAAATATCAGACAGAATTGTGTGTTTTGAACGCGGTAGAATCATTAAGGATATCGATACCAAACAATATTCTTTTGAAGAATTAACCGCTTTTTTTGATGTGGTAGTTTAA
- a CDS encoding NifU family protein, which yields MASETIKENVEKALEEIRPFLKSDGGDITLVSIEDDKHVKVRLEGACTSCKINQMTLKAGVETTIKKYAPEIETVENLNV from the coding sequence ATGGCTTCAGAAACTATCAAAGAAAATGTAGAAAAAGCGTTAGAGGAAATCCGTCCGTTTTTAAAATCCGATGGCGGAGATATAACGCTGGTTTCTATTGAAGACGACAAACACGTTAAAGTTCGTTTAGAAGGTGCCTGTACGTCTTGTAAAATCAATCAAATGACATTGAAAGCAGGCGTAGAAACCACTATTAAAAAATATGCACCCGAAATAGAAACGGTTGAAAACCTTAATGTATAA
- a CDS encoding Mrp/NBP35 family ATP-binding protein — protein sequence MKLDRKEILSALETISVAGEGKNMVESGAVQNVMTFGDEVVVDVTLHTPALHIKKRAEVDIMKVIHEKIYDKAKVKVNIKVETPEKPEIKGKSIPGISNIIAVSSGKGGVGKSTITANLAVTLANMGFKVGVLDADIYGPSMPIMFDVEKSKPISVDVDGKSKMKPIVSYGVELLSIGFFTSPDQAVIWRGPMASKALNQMIFDADWGELDFLLLDLPPGTGDIHLSIMQSLPITGAVVVSTPQAVALADAKKGVSMFMAESINVPVLGIIENMAYFTPEELLENKYYIFGQEGAKNLAADLDVPFLGEVPIVQSIREAGDYGRPAALQEKSLVADAFVEIAKNVVSQTVLRNDSLPPTEAIKITTMAGCSAVKK from the coding sequence ATGAAATTAGATAGAAAAGAGATATTGTCGGCTTTAGAAACCATTTCTGTTGCAGGCGAAGGTAAAAATATGGTCGAAAGCGGTGCGGTTCAAAACGTAATGACTTTTGGCGACGAAGTGGTGGTGGATGTTACGTTGCACACACCGGCTTTACATATTAAAAAACGTGCCGAAGTGGATATTATGAAAGTTATTCACGAAAAAATCTACGATAAGGCAAAAGTAAAAGTAAATATTAAGGTTGAAACTCCGGAAAAACCCGAGATCAAAGGAAAATCGATTCCGGGAATCAGTAATATTATTGCTGTTTCATCAGGAAAAGGAGGTGTTGGTAAATCAACAATCACAGCCAATTTAGCGGTTACTTTAGCCAATATGGGTTTTAAAGTAGGTGTGTTAGATGCCGATATTTACGGACCATCAATGCCGATTATGTTCGATGTAGAGAAATCAAAACCTATTTCGGTTGATGTGGATGGAAAATCGAAAATGAAACCCATTGTAAGCTATGGCGTTGAATTATTGTCGATAGGTTTCTTTACAAGTCCCGATCAGGCGGTAATCTGGCGTGGACCAATGGCTTCTAAAGCCTTAAACCAAATGATCTTTGATGCAGATTGGGGCGAATTAGACTTCTTGTTGTTAGATTTACCACCGGGAACGGGCGATATTCACTTATCAATAATGCAGTCGCTTCCTATTACAGGAGCCGTTGTGGTAAGTACCCCGCAAGCTGTGGCTTTGGCAGATGCTAAAAAAGGTGTGTCAATGTTTATGGCAGAAAGCATCAACGTGCCGGTTTTGGGTATTATTGAAAATATGGCGTATTTTACTCCGGAAGAATTACTCGAAAATAAATATTATATATTTGGACAGGAAGGAGCTAAAAATTTGGCAGCAGATTTAGATGTTCCGTTCCTTGGCGAAGTACCAATTGTTCAAAGCATTCGCGAAGCAGGAGATTACGGTCGTCCGGCAGCTTTACAGGAAAAATCACTTGTAGCCGATGCCTTTGTTGAAATCGCTAAAAATGTAGTATCGCAAACCGTTTTAAGAAATGATTCGCTGCCACCAACCGAAGCAATTAAAATTACCACAATGGCAGGTTGTTCTGCTGTTAAAAAATAA
- a CDS encoding NAD(P)/FAD-dependent oxidoreductase, which translates to MKDNKEFDVIIIGGSYAGLSAAMALGRSMRNVLIIDSGKPCNRYTPHSHNFITHDGSVPGEIAAKAKEQVLKYDTVKFYQGMAVSGKKTENGFEIAIDSGEKFSSKKLVFATGVKDIFPDIKGFQDCWGKTVIHCPYCHGYEFKGAKTAIIANGERAFHMATLINNLTNKLTIITQGKHDFKEEQLIKLQKNKIQIIEKEVAEIQHQNGEIKNLIFKDGTKEDFDAAYAAIPFEQHSDIPKSLGCEITEMGHIKVDLFQKTTIPGIYACGDNSSPMRSVANAVATGNLTGAMVNNEITVEQF; encoded by the coding sequence ATGAAAGATAATAAAGAATTTGATGTAATCATTATCGGAGGCAGTTATGCCGGACTATCTGCAGCAATGGCATTAGGCCGTTCAATGAGAAATGTTTTGATTATCGACAGCGGAAAACCTTGCAACCGGTACACTCCACACTCACATAATTTTATTACACACGACGGATCCGTACCGGGCGAAATTGCTGCCAAAGCTAAAGAACAAGTTTTGAAATACGATACTGTAAAATTTTATCAGGGTATGGCTGTCAGTGGAAAGAAAACGGAAAACGGTTTTGAAATTGCCATAGATTCAGGCGAAAAATTTTCTTCTAAAAAACTTGTTTTCGCAACCGGAGTAAAAGATATTTTTCCCGATATAAAAGGCTTTCAAGATTGTTGGGGAAAGACCGTAATTCATTGTCCTTACTGCCACGGCTACGAATTTAAAGGAGCAAAAACAGCTATCATTGCCAATGGTGAAAGAGCGTTTCATATGGCTACTTTAATCAATAACCTTACCAACAAGCTGACAATTATTACACAAGGAAAACACGATTTTAAAGAAGAACAATTAATAAAATTACAGAAAAATAAAATCCAAATCATTGAAAAAGAAGTTGCTGAAATACAACATCAAAACGGAGAAATAAAAAACTTGATTTTTAAAGACGGGACAAAAGAAGATTTTGATGCCGCTTATGCTGCAATTCCTTTTGAACAACATTCAGATATTCCAAAATCATTAGGTTGTGAAATCACCGAAATGGGACACATCAAAGTAGATCTATTTCAAAAAACTACAATTCCCGGTATATATGCCTGTGGAGATAATTCCAGCCCCATGCGTTCGGTTGCAAATGCCGTAGCCACAGGAAATTTAACAGGGGCAATGGTCAATAATGAGATAACGGTAGAACAATTTTAA
- a CDS encoding phospholipase D-like domain-containing protein — protein sequence MHTEAVFEEIAKRIEQEIGKAQSSIIIAVAWFTNRNLFDVILKKAQQGCRVHLMITDDEINNNSQINYRLLEQHQSHFYKIGTDEKALMHNKFCIIDHTIVITGSYNWSYKAEINHENIVIHYKDHELAKQFVAEFDYIRSIYFPDSAKQNRLDAGDPINEIIKRLEVLQHFIVLKDLEDIEYATTKLKKFQLNETVNRVISFVNNQLFGQAIEEIQQFIARYKQLIVWNDPEINGLQLELKILENQINAFENEKIDLEKIITDFQYQHTKELGELILAILKIQKQKFKNNEKRFKEAENDYNEYQKQYTNEIEREVYELNDEQKKELKKEYKNASILCHPDKFANEPFEKQQQAEQLFKELNEANSNNNLARVKEILANLQQGILSVSTNKQTNKDLLKLNVERLKHKMTRLQTEIEQIKQSDVFIQINAITNWDTYFKDQKELLEKELEDLQYGQ from the coding sequence ATGCACACAGAAGCGGTTTTTGAGGAAATTGCAAAACGTATAGAACAAGAAATAGGCAAGGCTCAATCTTCTATTATTATTGCGGTCGCTTGGTTTACCAACCGGAATTTATTTGATGTTATTTTAAAAAAAGCTCAACAAGGTTGTCGGGTTCATTTAATGATTACTGACGACGAGATTAATAACAATTCGCAAATTAATTACAGACTTTTAGAACAGCACCAATCGCATTTTTACAAAATTGGAACTGATGAAAAAGCACTTATGCACAATAAGTTTTGTATCATAGACCATACTATTGTCATTACAGGTTCTTACAACTGGAGTTATAAAGCGGAAATAAACCACGAAAACATTGTAATTCATTATAAAGACCATGAATTAGCCAAACAATTTGTTGCAGAATTTGACTATATCCGTTCTATTTATTTTCCTGATTCGGCAAAACAAAACCGATTAGATGCCGGTGATCCCATCAATGAAATAATAAAAAGACTGGAAGTATTACAACATTTTATCGTTCTTAAAGATTTAGAAGATATTGAATATGCCACAACCAAGCTTAAAAAGTTTCAGCTAAACGAAACCGTGAATAGGGTGATTTCATTTGTAAATAATCAATTGTTTGGGCAAGCTATTGAAGAAATACAACAATTCATTGCACGCTACAAGCAATTGATTGTTTGGAACGACCCCGAAATTAATGGTTTGCAGTTGGAATTAAAGATATTAGAAAACCAAATCAACGCTTTTGAAAACGAGAAGATTGATTTGGAAAAAATTATTACCGATTTTCAATATCAACACACCAAAGAATTGGGCGAATTGATTTTGGCTATTTTGAAAATTCAAAAACAGAAGTTCAAAAACAACGAAAAACGGTTTAAAGAAGCAGAAAACGACTACAACGAATACCAAAAACAATACACCAACGAAATTGAACGGGAAGTTTACGAACTGAACGATGAGCAAAAAAAAGAGTTAAAAAAAGAATATAAAAACGCCTCAATACTTTGCCACCCCGATAAATTTGCCAATGAACCTTTTGAAAAACAGCAACAAGCCGAACAGCTTTTTAAAGAATTAAACGAAGCTAATAGTAATAACAACCTTGCCCGAGTTAAAGAAATATTAGCAAACTTACAACAAGGCATTTTAAGTGTTTCTACAAACAAGCAAACCAACAAAGACCTTTTAAAACTAAATGTAGAGCGGTTAAAACATAAAATGACACGCCTGCAAACCGAAATAGAGCAGATAAAACAAAGCGATGTTTTTATACAGATAAATGCCATAACCAATTGGGATACTTATTTTAAAGACCAAAAAGAATTGTTGGAAAAAGAATTAGAAGATTTACAGTATGGACAATAA
- a CDS encoding MGMT family protein gives MAEKDFFQKVYEVVKQIPYGKITTYGAIAKKIGAARSARMVGYALNASGLGLDIPAHRVVNRKGVLTGKHHFQGTNLMQQLLESEGIKIKDNTVQNFEECFWEP, from the coding sequence GTGGCGGAAAAAGATTTTTTTCAGAAAGTTTATGAAGTGGTAAAACAAATTCCGTACGGAAAAATTACTACTTACGGAGCTATTGCTAAAAAAATCGGAGCAGCTCGTTCTGCCCGAATGGTAGGCTATGCCTTAAACGCATCAGGTTTAGGGTTAGATATCCCGGCACATAGAGTAGTAAACCGCAAAGGCGTTTTAACCGGCAAACATCATTTTCAGGGAACGAATTTAATGCAGCAATTGTTGGAAAGCGAGGGGATTAAAATTAAAGATAATACCGTTCAGAATTTTGAGGAATGTTTTTGGGAGCCTTGA
- a CDS encoding DUF5687 family protein, producing MTFKQLANLEWKGIKRKGGMAQSIIMAIGKGYFGLCYLIIMTLMSAGLFKMAEEEGLDPFQGFFKYAVYLWLGDLVIRYFFQKMPTTLVKPLLIQNVRKKTIVNYCLTKSALSFFNFVNLFMGGAILLLLVLDYKVGFVAGFVFALSFTIFFWANNFLVQLLNHVNKFALPFLVVFAGVLALDYFKFVEVTAYTKYFFEALYNYPFLIVVVAAYLIALLVACYRFYFKNLSLDSAVVVKKETYKYYDLNFLNRFGKLAPFLKLDLKLLTRNKRTRTVLLMSGVFLLYGLLFFTMDMYKSNTFFTILAAIMITGGFMMLFGQYVPSWDSSYYPLMMTQNIPYRIYLESKWLVMVLGTLVSTILASFYLFFGLQTYLIIVAVGFYNIGWNCYMSLITGAFVRSKIDLSSNKNAFGDSKAFSVQTLLLSIPTLAIPMVLYLILTTFLPFNTAIIVFVIIGLVGILLKKLMFNLIENLYKSQKYKTIKAYK from the coding sequence ATGACATTTAAACAACTCGCCAATTTAGAATGGAAAGGCATAAAGCGTAAAGGCGGTATGGCACAAAGTATTATAATGGCAATTGGTAAAGGCTATTTTGGACTTTGTTATCTAATTATAATGACTTTAATGAGTGCCGGTTTATTTAAAATGGCTGAAGAAGAAGGGTTAGATCCGTTTCAGGGCTTTTTTAAATATGCCGTTTATTTATGGTTGGGCGATTTAGTTATTCGTTACTTCTTTCAAAAAATGCCAACTACTTTGGTAAAGCCTTTGCTTATACAAAATGTTCGTAAAAAAACAATTGTAAATTATTGTTTAACAAAATCGGCATTATCGTTTTTTAATTTTGTAAACCTGTTTATGGGCGGTGCAATTTTACTTTTATTGGTGTTAGACTATAAAGTAGGTTTTGTAGCAGGTTTCGTGTTTGCATTATCGTTTACCATATTCTTTTGGGCAAACAACTTTTTGGTACAGCTTTTAAATCACGTTAACAAATTTGCATTGCCGTTTTTAGTGGTTTTTGCAGGCGTTCTGGCGTTAGATTATTTTAAGTTTGTAGAAGTTACCGCTTACACCAAATATTTCTTTGAAGCACTTTATAATTATCCGTTTTTAATAGTAGTTGTAGCAGCTTACTTAATTGCATTGCTGGTAGCTTGTTACCGCTTTTACTTTAAAAATTTATCTTTAGACAGTGCCGTTGTCGTAAAAAAAGAAACCTACAAATACTACGATTTAAACTTTTTAAACCGTTTTGGAAAGTTAGCTCCGTTTTTAAAGTTAGATTTAAAACTACTAACCCGTAACAAACGAACCCGAACCGTGTTGCTAATGAGTGGCGTATTTTTACTGTATGGATTGTTGTTTTTTACAATGGATATGTATAAATCAAACACGTTTTTTACCATATTGGCAGCCATAATGATAACGGGTGGATTTATGATGCTTTTCGGGCAATACGTTCCAAGTTGGGACAGCAGTTATTATCCGTTAATGATGACACAAAATATTCCGTACCGAATATATTTAGAATCAAAATGGTTGGTAATGGTTTTAGGAACGCTGGTTTCTACCATACTGGCAAGTTTTTATCTATTTTTTGGTTTACAAACTTATTTGATCATTGTTGCTGTTGGCTTTTATAACATCGGTTGGAACTGTTATATGTCATTGATTACAGGGGCTTTTGTTCGTTCAAAAATCGATTTATCAAGCAATAAAAACGCATTTGGCGATAGTAAAGCATTCAGCGTTCAAACATTATTATTAAGCATTCCTACTTTAGCAATTCCTATGGTATTGTATTTAATTTTAACCACATTTTTGCCTTTTAACACCGCAATTATTGTATTTGTTATAATTGGTTTAGTAGGAATCTTACTTAAAAAGCTAATGTTTAATTTAATAGAAAATCTATATAAATCACAAAAATATAAAACCATAAAAGCTTACAAATAG